One genomic segment of Hordeum vulgare subsp. vulgare chromosome 2H, MorexV3_pseudomolecules_assembly, whole genome shotgun sequence includes these proteins:
- the LOC123424662 gene encoding uncharacterized protein LOC123424662, which yields MGVFAETVTALVWMVGLFPTVALAVFTVTNMAPVSLQFFPPSPAGLPSAPLPPYPVVPLPQLPSPQSPVPPSPLLLDSSIVCAPPHAVIPSPPVSAAAASLVCPASPAPLTDLTADQLKFKIASWGRLALMFLSITFILIGIVGPQVEAAAKAEARAASEEDKAYKEAKEALIEAMYAVDAATKEIDTAVDKCISDLQMRVSDLITNDHLFSLMFGINKVIARKHKVLEKVSIAKPQLGLARMKHARVYRRCFQLGICMNFATWVCAGGAFYRSIELQMGKPARADTITCFSLLAILAAGLHGYYLRLANFED from the coding sequence ATGGGGGTGTTCGCTGAGACCGTCACGGCCCTCGTCTGGATGGTCGGCCTGTTTCCCACTGTCGCCCTCGCCGTGTTCACGGTGACCAATATGGCGCCAGTATCCTTGCAGTTTTTTCCACCCTCACCTGCTGGTCTTCCTTCGGCCCCGCTGCCTCCGTATCCTGTGGTTCCTTTGCCCCAGCTTCCTAGCCCTCAATCTCCCGTGCCGCCTTCACCACTGCTGCTTGACTCCAGCATTGTCTGTGCCCCACCTCATGCGGTTATTCCTTCACCTCCAGTCTCTGCCGCTGCCGCTAGCCTGGTGTGCCCAGCGTCACCTGCTCCTTTGACAGATTTGACTGCTGATCAGCTGAAATTTAAGATCGCGTCATGGGGGAGATTGGCATTAATGTTCCTATCCATCACTTTCATCTTGATAGGCATAGTGGGCCCACAAGTGGAAGCGGCTGCCAAGGCTGAGGCAAGGGCTGCATCTGAAGAGGACAAGGCATATAAAGAGGCAAAGGAAGCGTTGATTGAGGCTATGTATGCTGTTGATGCTGCCACCAAAGAAATCGACACTGCAGTTGATAAGTGTATCAGTGACTTGCAGATGCGCGTATCCGATTTGATCACAAATGACCATCTCTTTTCTCTGATGTTTGGCATCAATAAGGTCATTGCGAGGAAGCATAAGGTCCTGGAGAAAGTGAGTATAGCGAAGCCTCAGCTAGGTCTTGCAAGGATGAAGCATGCCCGGGTTTACCGCAGATGTTTTCAGCTGGGGATATGCATGAATTTCGCAACATGGGTCTGTGCAGGAGGCGCTTTTTACCGCTCCATTGAGCTCCAGATGGGGAAACCAGCCAGGGCTGATACTATCACGTGCTTCTCTCTACTTGCCATACTCGCTGCAGGACTGCATGGCTATTATCTCCGCCTCGCCAATTTCGAGGATTGA